One window of the Triticum dicoccoides isolate Atlit2015 ecotype Zavitan chromosome 3B, WEW_v2.0, whole genome shotgun sequence genome contains the following:
- the LOC119277966 gene encoding F-box protein SKP2A-like → MVNAQMVSGYLDNSFNALVVSGGGESGGQTQNGVTDTTLSGWKDLPMELLLRIISVAGDDRMAIVASGVCTGWRDALGWGATSLSFSWCQDHMNELVISLAHKFTKLQVLSLRQIKPQLEDSAVEAVANSCHDLRELDLSRSFRLSDRSLYALAHGCPRLTRLNISGCSNFSDAALIYLTSQCKNLKCLNLCGCVRAASDRALQAIACNCSQLQSLNLGWCDTVTDGGVTSLASGCPELRAVDLCGCVLITDESVVALANGCPHLRSLGLYYCQNITDRAMYSLAENSRIRSKGMSWDTAKNSRGRDDKDGLASLNISQCTALTPPAVQAVCDSFPALHTCPERHSLIISGCLSLTTVHCACAHHRHRAGAGRAILSNHAY, encoded by the exons ATGGTCAATGCACAGATGGTGAGTGGGTACTTGGACAATTCGTTCAATGCACTCGTGGTTTCTGGTGGCGGTGAGAGTGGTGGACAGACACAGAATGGTGTCACAGACACCACCTTGTCAGGTTGGAAGGACCTCCCCATGGAGCTTCTGCTGAGGATCATATCAGTCGCTGGAGATGACAGGATGGCCATTGTAGCCTCCGGTGTTTGCACCGGGTGGCGTGATGCACTAGGATGGGGAGCCACTAGTCTCTCCTTCTCGTG GTGCCAGGACCACATGAATGAGTTGGTGATATCACTCGCCCACAAATTTACAAAGCTTCAAGTCCTTTCTCTAAGGCAAATCAAGCCTCAGCTTGAAGACAGTGCAGTGGAGGCTGTAGCAAATTCTTGTCATGATTTGCGCGAGTTGGATCTGAGCAGAAGCTTCAGGCTTAGCGATCGGTCCTTGTATGCTCTGGCACATGGGTGCCCTCGCCTTACAAGGCTGAACATCAGTGGATGTTCCAATTTCAGTGATGCTGCTTTGATCTACCTCACTAGTCAGTGCAAGAACTTGAAATGCTTGAATCTATGCGGGTGTGTGCGGGCAGCATCCGACAGAGCGTTGCAG GCTATAGCCTGCAACTGTAGTCAGCTGCAATCTTTGAACCTTGGTTGGTGCGATACTGTCACTGACGGGGGAGTCACTAGCTTGGCATCAGGATGTCCTGAACTTAGGGCCGTCGACTTGTGTGGCTGCGTTCTTATAACAG ATGAGAGTGTGGTTGCTCTTGCAAACGGCTGCCCTCACCTGCGTTCCCTGGGGCTGTACTACTGCCAGAACATCACCGACCGTGCCATGTACTCGCTGGCAGAGAACAGCCGCATCAGGAGCAAGGGCATGAGCTGGGACACGGCTAAGAACAGCCGCGGCCGCGACGACAAGGACGGCCTCGCCAGCCTGAACATCAGCCAGTGCACCGCGCTGACGCCCCCGGCAGTGCAGGCGGTGTGCGACTCCTTCCCGGCGCTCCACACCTGCCCGGAGAGGCACTCCCTCATCATCAGCGGCTGCCTGAGCCTCACCACCGTGCACTGCGCGTGCGCCCACCACCGGCACCGCGCCGGGGCCGGGAGAGCCATCCTGTCTAACCATGCCTACTGA